From the Gemmatimonadaceae bacterium genome, one window contains:
- the cysK gene encoding cysteine synthase A has product MLEQRIYRDVTETVGNTPLIQLNRLGAGLPARIVVKHEGFNPFNSVKDRIGAAMIDDAVERGDLRPGMVIVEPTSGNTGIGIAYAATARGFRCIFTMPETMTVERRNMLRALGCRVVLTEGPKGMKGAIARAEEIHKRLGDRAWMPRQFDNPSNPAIHYRTTGPEIWTATEGKIDIFVSGVGTGGTITGAGRYLREKKPGIQIVAVEPDESPVLSGGQPSPHKQQGIGAGFVPGNLDTSIYDAVIRVTNDHAIGMARRLAREEAILAGISSGSITWAALAIAARPENEGKLIVSIICDFGERYLSNPVFAELGDPDFADFEAAFA; this is encoded by the coding sequence ATGCTCGAGCAACGGATCTATCGCGACGTCACTGAGACGGTCGGCAACACCCCGCTCATTCAGTTGAATCGACTCGGCGCGGGACTGCCGGCGAGAATCGTCGTCAAGCATGAGGGATTCAATCCCTTCAATTCCGTCAAGGACCGCATCGGTGCTGCGATGATCGATGATGCGGTCGAGCGCGGCGATCTCCGGCCCGGCATGGTGATCGTGGAGCCGACAAGTGGAAACACGGGAATCGGAATCGCGTACGCGGCGACTGCGCGCGGCTTCAGGTGCATTTTTACGATGCCGGAAACCATGACTGTCGAACGGCGCAACATGCTGCGCGCCCTTGGTTGCCGAGTGGTTCTCACCGAAGGTCCGAAGGGAATGAAGGGCGCGATTGCGCGTGCAGAGGAAATTCACAAACGCCTCGGTGATCGCGCCTGGATGCCGCGACAGTTCGACAATCCGTCGAATCCAGCGATTCACTACCGCACCACGGGACCCGAGATCTGGACGGCGACGGAGGGGAAGATCGATATCTTCGTCTCGGGTGTGGGTACTGGCGGCACCATTACCGGTGCGGGGCGTTACCTGCGCGAGAAAAAACCTGGTATCCAGATCGTCGCTGTAGAGCCCGACGAGAGTCCGGTGCTTTCGGGGGGTCAGCCGTCGCCGCACAAGCAGCAGGGAATCGGCGCGGGATTTGTGCCTGGAAATCTGGATACGAGCATCTACGACGCAGTCATCCGCGTCACGAACGATCACGCGATCGGCATGGCGCGTCGACTTGCGCGCGAGGAGGCAATTCTCGCCGGTATTTCCTCGGGCTCGATCACCTGGGCCGCGTTGGCGATTGCGGCGCGGCCTGAGAACGAGGGTAAACTCATCGTCTCGATCATCTGCGACTTTGGCGAACGGTATCTGTCCAATCCTGTTTTTGCGGAACTGGGTGACCCTGATTTCGCCGATTTCGAGGCAGCATTCGCGTAG
- a CDS encoding DUF5916 domain-containing protein yields the protein MLIPALLAVSLLQDSSLIYDGRAKRTQVATPRADASISVDGRLDEQVWTRAARLSGFSQYQPVDGRAADDATEVLVWYSPDAIHFGIRARESHGPVVRATNANRDNIASEDHVQILLDTENDRQLAFLFGVNALGVQQDGTRSSQFAGGAGGSSATGGGSRNINPLDGTVDLNPDYVFDSRGRLVEGGYEVEIRIPFKSLRYQESKTQSWGIHILRRVQHSGFQDTWAPAIRAGSNFLAQSGTLAGLHDMRRGLVLEATPTATSRADGATRADAGHEYRSQSEVGADIKWGIRQSLTLNATVNPDFSQVEADVGQVLLNERFALFYPEKRPFFLDGLELFDTPNQLIYTRRIVAPQAGLKLGGKLAGVNVGAMLVGDDRDYSISSARTPLFGVARLRRDFGRNYTMGSVLTAREDGDNHSRLAGADLRIYHSKLYYVQLQAAQSWTDSSRDRRTGSLMQATWDRTGRAWGFNYTLRDIDPDFRAAAGFVNRTGVREGRAFNRFSFYGAPGALVQTYGGFLGLQRTWSNAIEGHPAIEKSESISPSATLRGGWQVGGGISRGFFAYDPLVYTGLQVQRVAGGSTDTVAFLTPAPEDNQWGGSLRVTTPTLRLFSANGSVSWGAVPIFREASPGRGSRIDAAFDVRPTAALRSSLQFSRLTLDRAGAGSRFSTETIPRVRTEYQVSPAIFLRLVGQYAARSRAPLEDRDGNPVLLRGVLDRGSTTNEFSVDWLFSYRPIPGTLVYAGYGSTLEEPQEFRFQDLRRSRDGFFGKVSYLFRM from the coding sequence ATGCTCATCCCGGCATTGCTAGCGGTGTCGCTGCTTCAGGATTCGTCGCTCATCTACGACGGCCGCGCGAAACGTACGCAGGTCGCCACTCCGCGGGCCGATGCGTCGATCAGCGTTGACGGCCGCCTTGATGAACAGGTATGGACGCGCGCCGCCCGGCTCTCCGGGTTCTCACAGTATCAGCCAGTGGATGGACGCGCGGCCGACGACGCAACCGAAGTTCTGGTTTGGTATTCCCCCGATGCAATTCATTTTGGAATTCGCGCCCGCGAGAGTCACGGCCCGGTGGTGCGCGCGACCAATGCCAACCGCGACAACATCGCCAGCGAAGATCACGTTCAGATTCTTCTCGATACCGAAAACGACCGTCAGCTTGCGTTCCTGTTCGGCGTAAACGCGCTTGGCGTTCAGCAGGATGGCACGCGCAGCTCGCAGTTCGCGGGAGGGGCTGGAGGATCGTCGGCAACCGGCGGCGGGTCGCGCAACATCAATCCTCTCGATGGAACGGTTGACCTCAACCCCGACTATGTCTTTGACTCGCGCGGACGGCTTGTGGAAGGCGGATATGAAGTAGAGATCCGCATCCCGTTCAAGAGTCTGCGGTATCAGGAATCGAAAACTCAGTCGTGGGGCATCCACATTCTTCGTCGGGTGCAGCACTCCGGATTTCAGGACACATGGGCACCGGCCATTCGCGCCGGCTCGAATTTTCTCGCGCAGTCAGGCACCCTCGCAGGATTGCACGACATGCGGCGCGGTCTCGTTCTCGAAGCAACTCCTACTGCCACCAGCAGGGCGGATGGTGCGACGCGAGCCGATGCCGGGCATGAATACCGGTCACAGTCGGAAGTCGGAGCGGATATCAAGTGGGGAATCCGCCAGAGCCTTACCCTTAACGCCACTGTGAATCCTGATTTTTCGCAAGTCGAGGCGGATGTCGGCCAGGTACTCCTCAACGAGCGATTTGCTCTTTTCTATCCGGAAAAGCGGCCTTTCTTTCTCGACGGACTCGAGCTGTTCGACACCCCGAACCAGCTCATCTACACCAGGCGCATTGTCGCTCCTCAGGCCGGGCTCAAGCTCGGCGGCAAGCTTGCTGGCGTCAACGTCGGGGCGATGCTCGTTGGCGATGATCGCGATTATTCAATCAGCTCTGCACGTACACCGCTCTTCGGCGTCGCCCGCCTGCGGAGGGATTTTGGACGCAACTACACTATGGGCTCGGTACTCACCGCGCGCGAAGATGGAGACAATCATTCGCGGCTTGCCGGTGCAGATCTCCGGATCTATCACTCAAAGCTGTATTACGTGCAGTTGCAGGCGGCGCAGTCGTGGACAGACAGCTCGCGCGACCGCCGCACCGGCTCCCTCATGCAGGCAACATGGGACCGCACCGGCCGCGCCTGGGGATTCAACTACACCCTCAGGGATATCGATCCTGACTTCCGTGCCGCCGCGGGATTCGTGAATCGTACCGGCGTTCGCGAGGGGCGTGCATTCAACCGCTTCAGCTTTTACGGAGCGCCCGGTGCACTCGTCCAGACGTACGGCGGATTTTTGGGCCTGCAGCGGACCTGGTCAAATGCAATTGAGGGCCATCCGGCGATAGAAAAGAGTGAATCCATCTCGCCATCTGCGACGCTGCGCGGCGGGTGGCAGGTCGGTGGGGGCATATCGCGCGGATTCTTTGCCTACGATCCACTGGTCTACACCGGCCTCCAGGTCCAGCGTGTCGCAGGCGGGTCGACCGATACCGTGGCTTTCCTCACGCCGGCGCCGGAGGACAATCAGTGGGGAGGTTCGCTCCGCGTGACGACTCCGACGCTGCGGTTGTTCAGCGCAAACGGGAGTGTAAGCTGGGGCGCGGTGCCGATATTTCGCGAAGCATCGCCAGGTCGCGGCTCCAGAATCGACGCCGCATTCGACGTTCGACCGACCGCGGCACTCCGGAGCTCGCTGCAATTCTCGCGACTGACACTCGATCGGGCAGGTGCTGGGTCGAGATTCTCGACCGAAACTATTCCGCGGGTAAGAACCGAGTATCAGGTGAGTCCCGCCATTTTCCTGCGGCTCGTGGGCCAGTACGCCGCGCGCTCACGCGCTCCACTCGAAGACCGAGATGGAAACCCTGTCCTCCTGCGGGGTGTGCTCGATCGCGGAAGTACCACGAATGAGTTCTCCGTCGACTGGCTCTTCAGCTACCGGCCCATTCCCGGCACGCTCGTCTACGCTGGCTACGGCTCGACGCTGGAAGAGCCGCAGGAGTTTCGGTTCCAGGATCTCAGACGGTCGAGGGACGGCTTCTTCGGAAAGGTCAGCTATCTGTTTCGGATGTAA
- a CDS encoding M20/M25/M40 family metallo-hydrolase — translation MRIFVLAAALALLASSCRPVVSGPAPSPSSPVPAQAPRQTIPLTTTETQIRDAVRKHYDSSISLLQRAVDIPSGTNNLAGVRKVGDLFMAELRGIGFETRWETLPDSLHRAGHLIAVRRGTRGPRLLLIGHLDTVFEGEGQGWVREDTIARGAGTSDMKGGDVSMILALRALADAGQLKDMHITVIMTGDEESAGRPISVSRASLLDAARQSDLALAFEGGSATRVAIGRRGSSSWRLDVTGRQAHSAGIFSTGTGYGAAYEGVRILDEFRRAMAGERGLTFNVGILASGTHVIADSSGAVVTVDGKSNIVPPVLRATGDLRFLTESQKDSARERMRAIVSRSLSNTQATIAFSDAYPAMAVTPIGERLLAIFDGASQALGYPAVSYTPPEERGAGDISFVAPLIPGIDGLGVDGAGAHSPREMVRLASIRMSAERAAVFMSRLMEQWPRR, via the coding sequence ATGAGAATTTTTGTACTCGCCGCCGCGCTCGCCCTCCTGGCAAGCTCCTGCCGCCCCGTAGTATCGGGCCCGGCGCCTTCACCTTCGTCTCCGGTCCCCGCGCAGGCTCCGCGACAGACCATTCCGCTCACGACCACTGAAACGCAGATCCGCGATGCCGTCCGGAAGCACTACGACTCCTCGATCAGCCTGCTGCAACGCGCAGTCGATATCCCGAGCGGCACCAACAACCTGGCGGGCGTGCGGAAAGTAGGGGACCTGTTCATGGCCGAGCTGCGCGGGATCGGGTTCGAAACCCGATGGGAAACACTGCCAGACTCGCTGCACCGCGCCGGACACCTGATTGCGGTTCGTCGCGGCACGCGTGGACCCCGGCTGCTGCTCATCGGCCACCTCGATACGGTGTTTGAGGGCGAAGGCCAGGGCTGGGTGCGTGAAGACACGATCGCGCGCGGAGCTGGCACGAGCGACATGAAGGGCGGTGATGTGTCGATGATTCTCGCACTCCGTGCCCTGGCCGATGCCGGGCAGCTAAAGGACATGCACATCACCGTGATCATGACGGGGGACGAAGAATCTGCTGGCCGGCCGATCAGCGTCTCGCGCGCCTCGCTACTCGATGCGGCCCGCCAGAGTGACCTTGCACTCGCCTTCGAGGGCGGCTCGGCCACGCGTGTGGCGATTGGCCGCCGCGGTTCCAGCAGCTGGCGTCTCGACGTAACTGGCCGGCAGGCCCACTCTGCGGGAATTTTTTCGACAGGCACCGGCTACGGTGCGGCATATGAGGGGGTGAGGATTCTTGACGAGTTCCGCCGGGCAATGGCCGGCGAGCGTGGACTCACATTCAACGTGGGTATCCTGGCCTCCGGCACTCACGTCATTGCCGATTCGTCGGGGGCAGTGGTGACGGTCGATGGAAAATCAAACATCGTTCCACCGGTTCTTCGCGCAACCGGCGACCTGCGATTTCTAACCGAATCGCAAAAAGACTCAGCACGGGAGCGAATGCGCGCAATCGTCTCCCGCTCGTTGTCGAACACCCAGGCGACGATCGCCTTTAGTGATGCATATCCGGCCATGGCAGTAACGCCCATCGGTGAGCGTCTGCTCGCAATCTTCGACGGCGCCAGCCAGGCTCTGGGATATCCAGCTGTGTCGTACACACCACCCGAGGAGCGGGGTGCCGGGGATATCTCTTTTGTAGCGCCGCTGATTCCGGGCATCGACGGACTGGGTGTCGATGGCGCAGGGGCGCACTCACCCCGCGAAATGGTCCGGCTTGCATCGATTAGAATGAGTGCCGAACGTGCAGCAGTGTTCATGAGCAGGCTCATGGAACAGTGGCCCAGGCGTTGA
- a CDS encoding HipA family kinase, with protein sequence MHHLPVLSATRYVQPLREGGSLPAVVDTDGDGLFVAKFRGAGQGAKALIAELVAGLLAQQAGLPSPEIVLIDVSESFGRTEPDPEIQDLLRASHGINVGARYLDGSFNFDMTAAGELVTRELAARIVWFDAFVTNPDRTHRNPNLLIWQRKPWLIDHGAALYVQHDWASVDKARIMSSFPLIRDHVLLGQSGDIDEADVAMTAAITEDLIRHVVGAVPDELLSDASVRADFDTPDAARERYIGYLTARLRGPRAFVSEARDAQSRAAGAQPHRLGARR encoded by the coding sequence GTGCATCATCTGCCAGTTCTGTCGGCAACGCGTTACGTCCAGCCGCTTCGCGAGGGTGGCTCGCTGCCGGCAGTGGTGGATACCGACGGTGACGGGTTGTTCGTGGCTAAATTCCGCGGTGCTGGTCAGGGCGCCAAAGCGCTGATCGCCGAACTGGTTGCGGGGCTCCTGGCGCAGCAGGCTGGGTTACCATCTCCCGAGATTGTGCTCATCGACGTCTCCGAGTCCTTCGGCCGCACGGAGCCGGATCCCGAGATCCAGGACTTGCTTCGCGCGAGCCACGGCATCAATGTCGGCGCGCGGTATCTCGACGGATCCTTCAATTTCGATATGACCGCCGCAGGCGAGCTCGTGACTCGTGAACTCGCTGCGCGAATCGTATGGTTCGATGCGTTCGTCACGAACCCGGACAGAACTCACCGAAATCCAAACCTGCTCATCTGGCAACGGAAGCCATGGCTGATAGACCACGGCGCAGCACTCTACGTTCAACACGACTGGGCGTCAGTGGATAAGGCACGCATCATGTCATCATTCCCGCTTATAAGGGACCATGTGCTGCTTGGCCAGAGCGGTGATATCGATGAAGCCGACGTAGCCATGACGGCGGCGATCACCGAAGATCTCATCAGGCACGTAGTCGGTGCAGTACCGGATGAATTGTTGAGTGACGCGTCAGTACGTGCCGATTTCGACACTCCCGATGCCGCACGCGAGCGATACATCGGGTATCTCACCGCCAGGTTGCGCGGCCCGCGCGCATTTGTGAGCGAAGCCCGCGATGCTCAGAGTCGTGCTGCGGGAGCTCAGCCCCACCGGCTGGGTGCCCGCCGATGA
- a CDS encoding DUF1579 family protein has product MTMLDKLAICEGKWRGTSSLQLDPDSGNLIDSQSTAVITRIAGDRFVRIDYTWSHDDKPHDGSYLIGYIKETGEVTAHWVDSFHMGSKVMACIGTADDAGVLSLLGSYEAPTGPDWGWRTIITPEADSLRIVMNNIWPEGQEDLAVDARYVRE; this is encoded by the coding sequence ATGACGATGCTCGACAAGCTTGCGATATGTGAAGGGAAATGGCGGGGCACAAGCAGTCTCCAGCTTGACCCCGACTCCGGCAACCTCATCGACTCCCAATCTACCGCAGTCATAACCCGCATCGCGGGTGACAGGTTTGTCCGCATCGACTATACCTGGTCGCACGACGACAAGCCGCACGATGGGTCGTACCTGATTGGATATATAAAGGAAACAGGGGAAGTGACCGCCCACTGGGTCGACAGCTTTCACATGGGCAGCAAGGTCATGGCGTGCATTGGTACGGCAGATGATGCCGGCGTCCTGAGCCTGCTCGGATCGTACGAGGCGCCAACGGGACCCGACTGGGGATGGCGTACGATCATCACGCCAGAGGCCGACAGTCTTCGAATAGTGATGAACAATATCTGGCCCGAGGGGCAGGAAGATCTCGCCGTCGACGCCAGATACGTGCGGGAATAG
- a CDS encoding MBL fold metallo-hydrolase: MDEQVPISSDAIADTGKEEGVREVTPDVGYQRHAVVNNVYVGTPGDRSGGWVLVDTGVIGSTGRIESTAGKRFGKDIPPVAIILTHGHSDHSGTVEALAEKWDVPIYAHTLELPYLDGRASYPPPDTSLGGGIMPKLSPMFGTGPIDVSRWLRVLPDDGSVPGMTGWRWLHTAGHTPGHISLWRESDRTLIAGDAFITTNMESAYAVITQKEELHGPPTPFTTDWPSARRSVEMLAALQPEVVITGHGRAMKGQLMRDALNTLAGDFDRIAIPDKGRYIREPVRADETGPTYIPPEQ; encoded by the coding sequence ATGGATGAACAGGTACCTATCAGCAGCGACGCGATCGCCGATACCGGCAAGGAAGAAGGCGTACGCGAAGTCACTCCGGACGTCGGCTATCAGCGGCATGCTGTCGTAAACAACGTCTACGTTGGTACGCCGGGCGATAGGTCCGGAGGTTGGGTTCTGGTCGACACCGGAGTGATCGGATCGACAGGGAGAATCGAGTCCACGGCCGGGAAACGATTCGGGAAAGACATTCCCCCGGTTGCGATCATCCTGACGCACGGGCATTCAGATCATTCCGGAACGGTGGAGGCACTCGCCGAGAAGTGGGATGTTCCCATTTATGCCCATACTCTCGAGCTTCCCTATCTCGACGGCCGCGCTTCGTATCCGCCTCCAGATACAAGTCTCGGAGGAGGGATTATGCCGAAACTCTCTCCGATGTTCGGTACAGGGCCAATCGATGTGAGCCGATGGCTGCGGGTTTTGCCCGATGACGGCAGCGTGCCCGGGATGACAGGCTGGCGCTGGCTTCACACAGCGGGCCATACGCCTGGCCATATCTCGCTATGGAGGGAGAGCGACCGCACGCTGATCGCCGGCGATGCATTCATCACTACCAACATGGAGTCGGCCTACGCCGTGATAACCCAGAAGGAAGAATTGCATGGGCCGCCAACCCCCTTCACCACTGACTGGCCCTCGGCCCGGCGATCTGTGGAGATGCTGGCGGCGCTGCAGCCCGAAGTGGTAATAACGGGCCATGGAAGGGCAATGAAAGGGCAGCTGATGCGCGATGCGCTGAATACTCTGGCTGGTGACTTCGACCGGATCGCCATACCGGACAAGGGACGCTACATCCGTGAACCAGTGCGCGCCGACGAGACGGGGCCGACCTATATCCCGCCTGAGCAGTAA
- a CDS encoding NAD-dependent epimerase/dehydratase family protein codes for MKETRPTYLITGATGFLGRHVIEALSRCVPDARIVVLVRDAGAWEAQQWRESLGDIDVVTGGLFATATWSGNPLLSDLDGIFHLAAEVKHSRSGVDDMERTNVEGTLGMVRLAAEKNCRLIFVSTSGAVSCSSRPGEGVFEDAPFCEDVVGNWPYYASKIRAERESRRLAAELGVDLVIFRPPVLLGPGDHRYRSTSNVLKVLRRKLPFILDGNFNFVDIRDAATAIVRAMRHADPKPVYHLAGTEVTLENFFGMIAEQAGLEPSWTRLPARMLWHAARLNAKSRLRFHALPDPVVIEMTMHYWDIRSQNAEADLGYASRAPEVTIADTVAWLRANPPEAGGS; via the coding sequence GTGAAGGAAACCCGGCCGACGTATCTGATCACTGGCGCAACCGGTTTTCTTGGTCGTCACGTCATAGAAGCATTGAGCCGGTGCGTTCCCGATGCTCGCATCGTCGTGCTGGTTCGCGACGCTGGGGCGTGGGAGGCACAACAGTGGCGGGAATCACTGGGCGATATCGATGTGGTCACCGGCGGCTTGTTCGCAACCGCGACATGGAGCGGGAATCCCCTGCTTTCTGACCTCGACGGTATTTTTCATCTCGCTGCAGAAGTGAAGCATTCGCGGTCTGGTGTTGACGACATGGAGCGCACGAATGTCGAGGGAACGCTCGGCATGGTTCGTCTTGCAGCAGAAAAGAACTGCCGGCTGATTTTTGTCTCCACGTCGGGGGCTGTTTCCTGTTCGAGTCGGCCAGGCGAGGGTGTTTTCGAAGACGCTCCGTTTTGCGAGGACGTTGTTGGCAACTGGCCTTATTACGCATCCAAGATTCGCGCCGAGAGGGAAAGCCGGCGTCTTGCCGCTGAGCTCGGCGTCGATCTGGTGATCTTCCGACCGCCGGTACTACTGGGGCCGGGGGATCATCGCTATCGGTCCACGTCGAATGTGCTCAAGGTGTTGCGGCGGAAGCTTCCTTTCATCCTCGACGGCAACTTCAATTTCGTCGATATCCGTGACGCGGCGACAGCGATAGTGCGCGCGATGCGCCACGCTGATCCCAAACCTGTTTATCATCTCGCGGGGACTGAGGTTACACTCGAGAATTTTTTCGGCATGATCGCGGAGCAGGCCGGGCTTGAACCATCGTGGACTAGGTTGCCGGCGCGAATGCTGTGGCATGCGGCCCGGCTGAACGCAAAGAGCCGGCTCCGGTTTCATGCCCTGCCAGATCCGGTGGTGATCGAGATGACGATGCATTACTGGGACATTCGCTCGCAGAATGCAGAGGCGGATCTCGGATATGCATCGCGCGCGCCGGAGGTAACCATTGCCGACACGGTGGCGTGGCTCCGCGCCAATCCGCCGGAGGCCGGGGGGTCATGA
- a CDS encoding ribbon-helix-helix protein, CopG family, with protein sequence MRTVSFKLPERLDQALSDLARRRGSTRSALVRQALEGLAANNSSSVTAIVDNLVKPLDGPADLSTNPRHMTMYGK encoded by the coding sequence ATGCGCACCGTTTCGTTCAAACTCCCCGAACGGCTGGATCAGGCGTTAAGCGACCTGGCCCGCCGCCGCGGGTCGACTCGCTCTGCTCTGGTTCGACAGGCATTGGAGGGGTTGGCTGCGAACAACAGCAGCTCGGTGACGGCGATAGTCGACAACCTGGTGAAGCCATTGGACGGCCCGGCGGATCTTTCGACAAATCCCAGGCACATGACCATGTACGGGAAGTGA
- a CDS encoding MBL fold metallo-hydrolase: MISRFFFRRSASRPQTAAPLAAIAAFSLGATSLFAQQDLSQTVIKVTPVAGGVYMLQGAGGNIGLSVGNDDAFMVDDQFAPLTPKIRAAIATVTTKPVRFLLNTHWHGDHTGGNENMRGAGAIIVAHQNVRRRMSTEQFTAAFNRKTPPSPNAALPIVTFSESITFHVNDDSVKAVHVRNAHTDGDALVVFQKANVIHMGDTFFNGTYPFIDASSGGSARGLIAAVDAALAMSSPRTKIIPGHGPLATREDLVRYRDVVLAVTNRVARLVTQGRTLAQIVAAKPSAEYDAKWGTGFIKPDQFVTMVHSSVATSGRKPRQ, encoded by the coding sequence ATGATATCTCGATTCTTCTTCCGCAGGTCGGCAAGCCGGCCGCAGACAGCCGCTCCCCTTGCCGCTATCGCTGCATTCTCTTTGGGAGCGACGTCGCTGTTTGCGCAGCAGGACCTGTCGCAGACAGTGATCAAAGTCACACCCGTTGCCGGCGGCGTGTACATGCTGCAGGGGGCTGGGGGCAACATCGGCCTATCCGTCGGCAATGACGACGCGTTCATGGTCGACGATCAGTTCGCGCCCCTTACGCCCAAAATCAGGGCGGCAATCGCCACAGTGACCACGAAACCGGTGCGGTTTTTACTTAACACCCACTGGCACGGTGACCATACCGGGGGCAATGAGAATATGAGAGGCGCCGGCGCGATCATCGTTGCTCACCAAAATGTGCGCCGCCGCATGAGCACCGAACAGTTCACCGCGGCATTCAACCGAAAGACGCCGCCATCTCCGAATGCCGCACTCCCGATCGTGACATTCTCCGAGTCGATCACCTTCCACGTAAACGATGACAGTGTCAAGGCAGTGCATGTCCGGAACGCTCACACCGATGGCGACGCGCTCGTTGTCTTTCAGAAAGCGAACGTAATCCATATGGGCGACACTTTTTTTAATGGCACTTACCCATTCATCGACGCTTCAAGTGGTGGATCGGCGAGAGGCTTGATTGCCGCGGTCGACGCTGCTTTGGCGATGAGCAGCCCCCGGACGAAAATCATTCCAGGCCATGGTCCGCTCGCGACCCGGGAAGATCTCGTGCGCTACCGCGATGTCGTTCTGGCAGTCACCAACCGCGTAGCCCGGCTCGTCACTCAGGGACGAACTCTGGCGCAGATTGTCGCCGCGAAGCCATCGGCGGAGTATGATGCGAAGTGGGGAACAGGGTTCATCAAGCCTGACCAGTTCGTTACGATGGTCCACTCCAGTGTGGCAACATCCGGGAGAAAGCCCCGGCAGTAA
- a CDS encoding PIN domain-containing protein produces the protein MTRIVIDTGPIVALLNRRDHHHAWIRGVLATVAPPVFTCEAVVSEACFLLGRLTGGRDAVFELLAKDVLQIDFRMSSEIEALRGLMRKFANVPMSLADACLVRMTELEPRSAIVTLDSDFRVYRRNRRQVVPTITPARPR, from the coding sequence GTGACCAGGATCGTCATCGATACGGGTCCCATCGTTGCACTTCTCAACCGCCGCGACCATCACCATGCGTGGATTCGCGGGGTGCTGGCCACGGTCGCACCACCAGTCTTTACCTGCGAAGCTGTCGTTTCGGAAGCGTGCTTCCTGCTCGGACGGCTCACCGGTGGCCGGGACGCGGTATTCGAGCTTCTCGCGAAAGACGTATTACAAATCGACTTTCGCATGTCTTCCGAAATCGAAGCGCTCCGAGGCCTCATGCGTAAGTTCGCGAACGTTCCGATGTCGCTTGCCGATGCGTGTCTCGTACGGATGACAGAACTTGAGCCGCGGAGTGCGATCGTAACGCTTGATAGTGATTTTCGGGTCTATCGCCGCAACCGGCGGCAGGTTGTTCCAACAATTACGCCGGCCCGACCCCGCTGA
- a CDS encoding MmcQ/YjbR family DNA-binding protein, giving the protein MPPSPLNRLRKLSLALPEAHEVEAWGEPTFRVRNKMFAMYAAAGNHHGQGRPGVWCNSTQVNQDLLINSEPDRYFSPPYVGCKGWLGIWLDDKPDWSAVADILADAWRLSAPKRLQLSRK; this is encoded by the coding sequence ATGCCGCCGAGTCCGCTGAATCGCCTGCGCAAGCTGAGTCTTGCACTGCCTGAGGCGCACGAGGTGGAAGCGTGGGGTGAGCCAACGTTTCGCGTTCGCAACAAGATGTTCGCAATGTATGCCGCCGCAGGCAATCATCATGGACAAGGGCGGCCGGGAGTGTGGTGCAACTCGACGCAGGTCAACCAGGATCTGCTGATTAATTCGGAGCCTGACCGCTACTTCTCTCCGCCGTACGTAGGATGCAAGGGTTGGCTGGGCATCTGGCTCGATGACAAGCCGGATTGGAGTGCGGTCGCGGACATTCTTGCCGACGCGTGGCGGCTCAGCGCACCGAAAAGACTTCAATTATCGAGGAAATAG
- a CDS encoding DUF3037 domain-containing protein translates to MKAKHGMDSSSDSPWISYNFAVLRVVPHVHIGAFVPVGVALHARTAEFLGIRVVTDAAELAARAVGVDVALLMRYLQSCQAICEGDISAGPVALAPPSERFHWLTAPRSDVIQSGPVHEGVCKDPAATLQALYESVVGSPAR, encoded by the coding sequence ATGAAGGCGAAGCACGGCATGGACTCGTCCAGTGATTCTCCCTGGATATCCTATAACTTCGCAGTGCTGCGGGTGGTACCGCACGTTCATATCGGCGCTTTCGTTCCGGTGGGTGTCGCGCTGCATGCCAGGACCGCCGAGTTTCTCGGTATCCGCGTTGTGACTGATGCCGCGGAGCTGGCAGCGCGAGCGGTGGGTGTCGACGTCGCTCTGCTCATGCGTTACCTCCAATCGTGCCAGGCAATATGCGAGGGAGACATTTCCGCGGGACCGGTGGCTCTCGCTCCGCCATCCGAACGATTCCACTGGCTCACCGCGCCGCGGTCGGACGTGATTCAGAGCGGCCCGGTGCACGAGGGAGTCTGCAAAGATCCAGCAGCAACGCTTCAGGCGCTGTACGAAAGCGTGGTGGGAAGCCCGGCGAGATAG